One Pongo pygmaeus isolate AG05252 chromosome 10, NHGRI_mPonPyg2-v2.0_pri, whole genome shotgun sequence genomic window carries:
- the LOC129010277 gene encoding dol-P-Glc:Glc(2)Man(9)GlcNAc(2)-PP-Dol alpha-1,2-glucosyltransferase isoform X2, producing MAQHEGYYFSAALSCTFLVSCLLFSAFSRALREPYMDEIFHLPQAQRYCEGHFSLSQWDPMITTLPGLYLVSVGVVKPAIWIFGWSEHVVCSIGMLRFVNLLFSVGNFYLLYLLFRKVQPRNKIKWSIQFKNIRTL from the exons ATGGCGCAGCATGAGGGTTACTATTTCTCGGCCGCCTTGAGCTGTACCTTTTTAGTATCCTGCCTCCTCTTCTCCGCCTTCAGCCGGGCGCTGCGAGAGCCCTACATGGACGAGAtcttccacctgcctcaggcgcAGCGCTACTGTGAGGGCCATTTCTCTCTTTCCCAG TGGGATCCCATGATTACTACATTACCTGGCTTGTACCTGGTGTCAGTTGGAGTGGTCAAACCTGCCATTTGGATCTTTGGATGGTCTGAACATGTTGTCTGCTCCATTGGGATGCTCAGATTTGTTAATCTTCTCTTCAGTGTTGGCAACTTCTATTTACTATATTTGCTTTTCCGCAAGGTACAACCCAGAAACAAG ATTAAGTGGAGTATACAATTCAAGAACATAAGAACACTTTGA
- the LOC129010277 gene encoding dol-P-Glc:Glc(2)Man(9)GlcNAc(2)-PP-Dol alpha-1,2-glucosyltransferase isoform X1 has protein sequence MAQHEGYYFSAALSCTFLVSCLLFSAFSRALREPYMDEIFHLPQAQRYCEGHFSLSQWDPMITTLPGLYLVSVGVVKPAIWIFGWSEHVVCSIGMLRFVNLLFSVGNFYLLYLLFRKVQPRNKVASSIQRVLSTLTLAVFPTLYFFNFLYYTEAGSMFFTLFAYLMCLYGNHKTSAFLGFCGFMFRQTNIIWAVFCAGNVIAQKLTEAWKTELQKKEDRLPPIKGPFAEFRKILQFLLAYSMSFKNLSMLFCLTWPYILLGFLFCAFVVVNGGIVIGDRSSHEACLHFPQLFYFFSFTLFFSFPHLLSPSKIKTFLSLVWKRRILFFVVTLVSVFLVWKFTYAHKYLLADNRHYTFYVWKRVFQRYETVKYLLVPAYIFAGWSIADSLKSKSIFWNLMFFICLFIVIVPQKLLEFRYFILPYIIYRLNIPLPPTSRLICELSCYAVVNFITFFIFLNKTFQWPNSQDIQRFMW, from the exons ATGGCGCAGCATGAGGGTTACTATTTCTCGGCCGCCTTGAGCTGTACCTTTTTAGTATCCTGCCTCCTCTTCTCCGCCTTCAGCCGGGCGCTGCGAGAGCCCTACATGGACGAGAtcttccacctgcctcaggcgcAGCGCTACTGTGAGGGCCATTTCTCTCTTTCCCAG TGGGATCCCATGATTACTACATTACCTGGCTTGTACCTGGTGTCAGTTGGAGTGGTCAAACCTGCCATTTGGATCTTTGGATGGTCTGAACATGTTGTCTGCTCCATTGGGATGCTCAGATTTGTTAATCTTCTCTTCAGTGTTGGCAACTTCTATTTACTATATTTGCTTTTCCGCAAGGTACAACCCAGAAACAAG GTTGCCTCAAGTATCCAGAGAGTCTTGTCAACATTAACACTAGCAGTATTTccaacactttatttttttaacttcctttATTATACAGAAGCAGGATCTAtgttttttactctttttgcATATTTGATGTGTCTTTATGGAAATCATAAAACTTCAGCCTTCCTTGGATTTTGTGGCTTCATGTTTCGGCAAACAAATATCATCTGGGCTGTCTTCTGTGCAGGAAATGTCATTGCACAAAAGTTAACTGAGGCTTGGAAAACTGAGCTACAAAAGAAGGAAGACAGACTTCCACCTATTAAAGGACCATTTGCAGAATTCAGAAaaattcttcagtttcttttggCTTATTCCATGTCCTTTAAAAACTTGAGTATGCTTTTCTGTTTGACTTGGCCCTACATCCTTCTGGGATTTCTGTTTTGTGCTTTTGTAGTAGTTAATGGTGGAATTGTTATTGGCGATCGGAGTAGTCATGAAGCCTGTCTTCATTTTCCTCAACTGttctactttttttcatttactctctttttttcctttcctcatctCCTGTCTCCTAGCAAAATTAAGACTTTTCTTTCCTTAGTTTGGAAACGTAGAATTCTGTTTTTTGTGGTTACCTTAGTCTCTGTGTTTTTAGTTTGGAAATTCACTTATGCTCATAAATACTTGCTAGCAGACAATAGACATTATACTTTCTATGTGtggaaaagagtttttcaaagataTGAAACTGTGAAATATTTGTTAGTTCCAGCCTATATATTTGCTGGTTGGAGTATAGCTGACTCATTGAAATCAAAgtcaattttttggaatttaatgtttttcatatgcttgttcaTTGTCATAGTTCCTCAGAAACTGCTGGAATTTCGTTACTTCATTTTACCTTATATCATTTATAGGCTTAAcatacctctgcctcccacatccAGACTCATTTGTGAACTGAGCTGCTATGCAGTTGTTAATTTCAtaacttttttcatctttctgaacAAGACTTTTCAGTGGCCAAATAGTCAGGACATTCAAAGGTTTATGTGGTAA